The sequence GAAGCCAGCCATAGTATGGGGCGGGTGCTGGTCAATACCACGCTGGGCATGTTTGGTTTAGTCGACTGGGCCAGTGATATGGGCCTTAAAAAAAGCGACGAAGATATCGGACAAGCCCTGGGCAGCTGGGGAGTGGGCTCCGGTCCTTATTTAATGCTTCCTTTCCGTGGCCCGACCACGCTGCGCGACAGCAGTGATCTGGCTGTGCGCTTTTTTGCCGACCCCTTAGATATCTGGGATGGCACGCAAGACCTGAGCACCCAAGTGATTCGCTACAGTGCATGGGGTATTGAACAACGCCGCCAGTTATTACCGCTTGAGCAGTTGATCAGTACCCAGGCCGATCCTTATGCCTATATCCGCGACGCCTATCTGCAACGCAGATATTTCAAAGTATGGGATAATAATCCGCCTAAACCTTTGCAATTGGGGCCGACAGACGAAGAGCTGGATGCAATGGATGCTGCTGAAGAACTACAAACAAAAACATCTGCCGCAAGTGCTCCTGCAAGCCTGCCCGCCAGTGGCGTGGCTGAGGTTGCACCTTGAGCGCAATTGTTTTTGATTCCGTCGCCAAACAGTTTGGCGATTTCCACGCCCTGAAAGGTGTGAGCTTTACCATCGAGCAGGGTGATTTTTTTGCCCTGCTCGGTCCCAATGGTGCGGGCAAAACCACACTAATTTCCGCTCTGGCTGGCTTATCGCGCCCCACGAGCGGGCGGATTGAAGTGATGGGCTTTGATGTCCAGAAAAACTACCGTGAAGCTCGCCGCGCAGTAGGCATCGTACCGCAGGAGCTGGTATTCGATCCCTTTTTTACCGTACGTGAAACACTGACATTTCAATCAGGCTATTTTGGTCTGCGCAATAATGGCGACTGGATCGACGAGATCCTTGCCAATCTGGGCCTTACCGATAAAGCCGACACCAATATGCGGGCTCTGTCCGGAGGGATGAAACGCCGGGTAATGGTAGCCCAAGCCCTGGTGCACCGCCCCCCTGTCATTGTGCTGGATGAACCCACTGCCGGTGTGGATGTTGAGCTGCGTAAAACACTGTGGGATTTTATCCGCCGCCTCAATAATGACGGCCACACCATTGTGCTGACTACACATTATTTGGAAGAAGCCGAAACCCTGTGTAATCGCATCGCCATGCTAAAAAAAGGTGAGCTGATTTCACTGGAAAACAAAGACACGCTAATGAGCCGTGGTGCGGCACGCGAGCTCTTTATCAAGATCCAGCCTGCCCAACTCCCCGCATCACTCGCGCCACTGCTAATTTGTGAGCGCGACCATGGCTTTGAGCTCAAGCTGGCCGATTGCAAAGATCTGGAAGCCATTCTGACCGAGCTAAGAAACA comes from Iodobacter ciconiae and encodes:
- a CDS encoding MlaA family lipoprotein produces the protein MRRLLPFFALLLGACATPQNNYDPIEPVNRGIYAFNNAIDKAVVKPAAQAHEKYSPGPVKQGAGNFFGNIDDFFASFGALLQGKGSEASHSMGRVLVNTTLGMFGLVDWASDMGLKKSDEDIGQALGSWGVGSGPYLMLPFRGPTTLRDSSDLAVRFFADPLDIWDGTQDLSTQVIRYSAWGIEQRRQLLPLEQLISTQADPYAYIRDAYLQRRYFKVWDNNPPKPLQLGPTDEELDAMDAAEELQTKTSAASAPASLPASGVAEVAP
- a CDS encoding ABC transporter ATP-binding protein, whose product is MSAIVFDSVAKQFGDFHALKGVSFTIEQGDFFALLGPNGAGKTTLISALAGLSRPTSGRIEVMGFDVQKNYREARRAVGIVPQELVFDPFFTVRETLTFQSGYFGLRNNGDWIDEILANLGLTDKADTNMRALSGGMKRRVMVAQALVHRPPVIVLDEPTAGVDVELRKTLWDFIRRLNNDGHTIVLTTHYLEEAETLCNRIAMLKKGELISLENKDTLMSRGAARELFIKIQPAQLPASLAPLLICERDHGFELKLADCKDLEAILTELRNNSVQLRDIEVGKADLETIFVDMMSAS